A genomic stretch from Argentina anserina unplaced genomic scaffold, drPotAnse1.1, whole genome shotgun sequence includes:
- the LOC126804752 gene encoding uncharacterized protein LOC126804752, whose protein sequence is MASQPSIEGDNAGSGEEEEEEGHSSSLDEIMSSNGIRSKRSHYRMIAQGKANGRRSSSTNNREKWRQQNVNRAFVNLRRLVPTHPPDKRLSKNEILRMAIKYIRLLESILEHDNSQKRNFQHS, encoded by the coding sequence ATGGCGTCACAGCCATCGATTGAAGGTGACAACGCGGGTTCCGgcgaggaggaagaggaggagggccACTCGTCGAGTCTGGATGAGATCATGTCTAGCAATGGGATTCGAAGTAAGAGGAGCCATTATAGAATGATTGCACAAGGAAAGGCAAACGGGAGACGGAGTTCATCGACGAACAATCGCGAAAAGTGGCGCCAACAGAACGTCAATCGAGCCTTTGTCAACCTACGGCGCCTAGTTCCAACACATCCGCCCGACAAGAGGCTGAGCAAGAATGAAATATTGAGAATGGCCATCAAGTACATACGACTGCTCGAGTCCATACTCGAGCACGACAACTCTCAGAAGCGAAACTTCCAGCACAGTTAA
- the LOC126804753 gene encoding uncharacterized protein LOC126804753 has translation MDASAVKAGMWQDITAEFKSSVSQLNLGELLKSDHFTLLEAMSAIELMDPKMDSGMILKKCNRKILNFDQSVKSGLIKINNLEISELLGIIDDTYSCLVTWLEGHLLSLTVMTNLYLHQPEKIEDRCLRIFSLSALKLTKFIDKMVSVIFCIEEEDFMLNMGKFNLDSQINDSKVLCSLEDLCQYYERLIEHDSIRTHNNSHGTKTNNTKTTNTNNKQADKHQSNSSSDMSPSKVNLELDKCQIAALVTRLRFTYNFFACFLHIHRHILKDAVAGMEFDNQTDAGISRAVKLFQNDVLLCDQHLEKCLEHLDHWSETIDMGIKPNPNQTDSTSEGIYPTIMGFEPHVNHKLLPATYPRCSSIKSRPSTIDYLRDLIIRMRHCTSISVSFYQKSLIKSVDLFENFSKYFRPSSCVISRSFLQTLYLPGVSIKLLRDEVVQSMTEFCEPLGQMMRKDEGGGGGGEEESQGADRFMFLTHSQKAFSQVVSIYGHNPSRQHERFSELITTFKNLQYESAFINSVAYSWTTYHLARLCIKYILSGLELELFSVHEYPYVFWYLYEILYKNEREQLDLARQFIEGQLLAEDAQKKAKGKKNRRKQSSTSFHDSNLLRNGAYRYLTGGTFLLTYGLKLQGKIRTPSMDFTSEEICFDHRFGALTGTSVYQSYQKTLKRLEKLEHIYREALDCFSEAKEIFTVLVQHEDCVKVCKANMVVTRILSSNLEAFKDREVQFNFDTHPSFPTVKF, from the coding sequence ATGGATGCCTCGGCCGTCAAAGCTGGCATGTGGCAGGATATTACTGCCGAGTTCAAGAGCTCAGTCAGTCAATTAAACCTTGGTGAACTGCTGAAAAGTGATCATTTCACTCTACTCGAAGCAATGAGTGCAATAGAATTAATGGACCCCAAAATGGATAGTGGTATGATTCTTAAAAAATGTAACAGAAAGATATTGAATTTTGATCAGTCAGTCAAGTCCGGTTTGATCAAGATAAACAATCTAGAAATTAGTGAACTATTAGGCATAATTGATGATACTTATTCGTGCTTAGTAACTTGGCTCGAGGGTCATCTTCTATCACTAACAGTCATgacaaatttatatttacaccAGCCTGAGAAGATAGAAGATCGATGTTTACGAATTTTCTCTCTATCAGCTTTGAAGCTAACCAAATTCATCGACAAGATGGTTTCTGTGATTTTCTGCATAGAGGAGGAAGATTTTATGCTCAATATGGGCAAATTCAACCTAGACTCCCAGATCAACGATTCAAAAGTATTATGTTCGCTGGAGGACCTATGCCAATATTATGAAAGATTAATCGAGCATGATTCAATTAGAACTCATAATAATAGCCATGGCACTAAAACAAATAATACCAAAACTACTAATACAAACAACAAGCAAGCGGATAAGCATCAATCAAATTCATCTAGTGACATGTCTCCATCGAAAGTGAACCTGGAACTTGACAAATGCCAGATAGCTGCCTTAGTAACTAGGCTTCGATTTACATACAACTTTTTTGCATGTTTCCTGCACATTCATCGCCACATTCTCAAAGATGCTGTAGCTGGCATGGAATTTGATAATCAAACTGATGCAGGAATCTCAAGAGCAGTTAAGCTCTTCCAGAATGATGTCCTCCTCTGTGATCAGCATCTAGAGAAGTGCCTTGAACATTTAGACCATTGGAGTGAAACTATCGATATGGGAAtcaaacccaacccaaatcaAACTGATAGCACAAGTGAGGGAATTTATCCAACCATTATGGGCTTTGAGCCACACGTAAATCATAAATTATTGCCTGCTACCTACCCCAGGTGTTCATCCATCAAGAGTAGACCATCTACCATAGATTATCTAAGAGATCTTATTATAAGGATGAGACATTGTACCTCAATTTCGGTATCATTTTATCAAAAATCCTTGATCAAATCAGTAGATCTCTTTGAAAATTTCAGCAAGTACTTCCGGCCTAGCTCATGCGTCATCTCTAGATCATTTCTTCAAACTCTGTACTTACCGGGTGTGTCGATCAAATTACTCAGGGATGAAGTAGTACAATCAATGACTGAGTTCTGTGAACCACTCGGCCAAATGATGCGTAAAGacgaaggaggaggaggaggaggagaggaagaatCTCAAGGTGCGGATCGGTTCATGTTCCTTACCCATAGTCAAAAAGCCTTCTCACAAGTTGTGAGCATCTATGGCCACAATCCATCAAGACAGCATGAGAGATTTTCAGAATTAATCACAACGTTCAAGAATCTTCAGTATGAAAGCGCCTTCATCAACAGTGTAGCCTATTCTTGGACAACCTACCACTTGGCTAGATTATGTATCAAGTATATCCTCTCAGGCCTTGAGCTAGAATTATTTTCTGTCCACGAATATCCGTATGTCTTTTGGTACTTATACGAGATTCTGTACAAAAACGAAAGAGAACAACTTGATCTAGCTCGCCAATTCATCGAGGGGCAGTTACTTGCAGAGGATGCTCAGAAGAAGGCCAAAGGTAAAAAGAATCGCAGGAAGCAATCTAGCACGAGTTTTCACGATAGCAACCTGCTACGCAACGGCGCCTATCGCTACCTGACTGGAGGAACTTTCCTCTTAACTTATGGATTGAAACTTCAGGGTAAAATCAGAACTCCGTCCATGGATTTCACCAGTGAAGAGATATGCTTTGATCATCGATTTGGCGCTCTAACTGGAACTAGCGTCTATCAATCGTACCAAAAAACGCTCAAGAGATTGGAGAAACTGGAGCATATCTACCGTGAGGCGTTGGACTGTTTCTCGGAGGCCAAAGAGATCTTCACTGTGCTAGTCCAACATGAAGACTGTGTAAAAGTTTGCAAGGCAAACATGGTCGTAACGAGGATACTATCCAGTAACTTAGAAGCTTTCAAAGATAGAGAAGTCCAGTTTAACTTCGACACACATCCTAGCTTTCCGACTGTGAAATTCTAA
- the LOC126804755 gene encoding uncharacterized protein LOC126804755 — MADDKNQALPYGDMKLIQSDGSTNRPLVSIKDIQTNLVGQQIWVRGRLHSSRCKGKQAFFVLRQQHFTVQAILRVAEGTQVTKDMITFAAGLPKESIIDVYGLVKQSPVKIESCSQTDVELELSQVYAVSRSDARLAVQIEDLSRSESETVLVIRVDQDTRLNNRVIDLRTVTNQAIFRFESGVTNLFREALNKRAFVEIHTPKIINAASEGGANVFEVSYFKTKAYLAQSPQFYKQMAIAADFDRVYTVGAVFRAEDSNTHRHLTEFVGLDLEMAFNYDYHEVVDLIGKTFVDIFKGLEERFATEIAAVHRQYPAEPFKYLDETLVLKFPEAVEMLRQAGAEMGDEDDLTTANEKLLGKLVRDKYQTDFYILDKFPLAVRPFYTMPDPHDIKYSNSYDMFMRGEEILSGAQRIHDEQLLRERASHHGIDLATIEPYVKAFKYGCPPHAGGGIGLERVAMLYLGLDNIRKTSMFPRDPKRLEP; from the exons ATGGCTGATGATAAAAACCAAGCTCTACCCTACGGAGACATGAAACTCATCCAGTCGGATGGGTCAACCAATCGACCTCTGGTGTCAATCAAAGATATTCAGACGAATTTGGTCGGGCAACAGATATGGGTTCGCGGGCGACTTCACTCTAGTAGATGTAAGGGGAAACAAGCCTTCTTCGTGCTCCGTCAACAACATTTCACTGTGCAAGCAATATTGAGAGTTGCTGAGGGAACTCAAGTGACCAAAGACATGATAACTTTTGCCGCAGGGCTTCCGAAAGAATCCATTATTGACGTGTATGGCCTTGTCAAGCAATCCCCAGTCAAAATTGAATCATGTAGCCAGACAGATGTAGAATTAGAACTCAGTCAGGTTTATGCTGTGAGCCGATCGGATGCTCGGCTAGCTGTCCAAATCGAGGATCTATCACGATCAGAGTCAGAG ACTGTCCTCGTCATTAGGGTCGACCAAGATACACGTCTCAATAATAGAGTTATCGATCTGAGAACAGTCACCAACCAAGCCATCTTCAGATTCGAATCGGGCGTAACTAACCTCTTCAGAGAAGCCCTCAACAAGCGAGCATTCGTTGAAATTCACACGCCTAAGATCATCAACGCGGCTAGCGAGGGTGGCGCGAATGTTTTCGAGGTTAGTTATTTCAAGACAAAGGCTTATCTTGCGCAATCTCCGCAATTCTACAAGCAAATGGCAATTGCAGCCGATTTTGATAGAGTCTACACAGTTGGTGCCGTATTCAGAGCAGAAGACTCGAACACCCACCGACACTTGACTGAGTTTGTTGGTCTTGATCTGGAAATGGCATTCAACTATGACTATCATGAGGTTGTTGATCTAATTGGGAAGACATTCGTTGATATATTCAAAGGACTCGAGGAGCGATTCGCAACTGAAATAGCCGCAGTCCACAGGCAATATCCAGCCGAGCCATTCAAATACCTCGACGAGACGCTTGTGTTGAAATTTCCTGAGGCTGTCGAGATGTTGCGGCAGGCGGGAGCTGAAATGGGAGACGAGGATGATCTCACCACAGCCAATGAAAAGCTACTCGGAAAGCTGGTACGAGACAAATATCAAACCGACTTCTATATTCTAGACAAATTTCCCCTCGCTGTTCGTCCATTTTACACGATGCCTGATCCTCATGATATAAAGTACTCTAATTCCTACGATATGTTCATGCGCGGAGAGGAAATCTTATCGGGCGCTCAGAGAATTCACGACGAACAGCTTCTGAGGGAGCGAGCCTCTCATCATGGCATTGACCTAGCAACGATCGAGCCTTATGTTAAGGCTTTCAAGTACGGCTGCCCACCACACGCGGGTGGAGGAATCGGACTCGAGAGGGTGGCCATGCTATACCTTGGCTTGGACAACATTCGCAAGACATCGATGTTCCCTCGCGATCCGAAACGATTGGAACCATGA